The genomic DNA TCTTTGGAATTGCTATGTTCTATAGCTGCTTCAGCTTCTCGCATATTCTCTATTGTGTGAACAATTATTGATTGAATGTTTTCGACATTATCGCTTCTGTCATCAGGATTTGGCTTGTTTTTGACCATGGTCAATTCCTCCTTCATTCATATTAGTGCGGTACAAAGATAGGTTGCCTTTTTGAATCAGAAATAAAAGAGGAAACGAATGGTGTTTTCTTGTACTTTTTTAGCAAAAAATAAAACCCGTCTTTTCGACGGGTTTGTCATAGATTATACATCTTTGGTTTGAATGACTGGGTCATTCACCCTTGGTTTGAATGACTTGGGCATGTTTGCCTGATGTATCAT from Robertmurraya sp. FSL R5-0851 includes the following:
- the tlp gene encoding small acid-soluble spore protein Tlp — protein: MVKNKPNPDDRSDNVENIQSIIVHTIENMREAEAAIEHSNSKDAAEIEAKNERRREALDALRSEVKEEAQASQNGYTE